CGGCGTATACAGAACCGTCTAGCAACACCTGTTAAACTCCCACGAGGTATAAAACCATATTCATCGACCTCATTTTGCGACCGGTCTTTTCTCAGACTGCACGTTAATCGTTATCGTTTGCCAAAGCCCATGCTAAAACTCGAAGCGTGCCCGTGCTGGTCAGCTTTCCGCCAGAGGAAATCGTTCGTCAATGTCTAGAACGACCCTGAAGCACGATGCCTGCTGGTAGACCATCAATATTCACACTATCGCTTAAACTTTCTATGTTAAAAGGCCCTTTGTCCGGAGTGTCATGGGACATTTCTTTCTCCCATCCCAGATAAGCAGATCAAATTATTTGGCCCTGCTGGAAATCCTTATTATGCCCATGGGCAAAGATATCAGGAACCACTCGTGCAACCATGGACACCTTGTCTcataaaatccaaataaatcGTTTCTGGCTTCAAATTGTTGATCTTTTTTTTTGCGTTATTCCGGATGCCTAGATTATGTTCTCCGGATTCCACAAGGAGAGCAAACTTGATTCGGATTCCATAAGAAATAAAGCaacattaaacaacaataataaactgactttcatttacaaataaatagtCAGTATAGCAGCAATTCGAAgaacaaattcaaaacactatCGGAGGAGACTTCCCGATTCCCTAGTACCACATTTATTGTTTGTGGCTCAGTGGAAGGGCATGTTACAAGAACTCTGACCCAAGGGTCAAATCTATTAACAGCCGCTAGTCACTGTTAACTATTAAAGTTAAATCggataaaatttaaaaagcaaatatatatatataataaaattgaaatacgtATCCATCATGCTAAGTGTACAAATGTTCAATGTAAACTCGTCTAAAATTTAACGTAGGAATTCCACGAGGCCTATTACTGATATTGCTTCTTTTTCCCGGTCCTTTGGTTAAGGTAGAATTTCATGTCGCCTTGTTGGGTGACACCCTCTCCTTTATCTGGGTATGTCCCAAAACAGCCCTCAAGCGACTGCAGACTTATCCTGCCAATGTCTTTAAGCGATTGCATACTAGTCCCGCCACAGCCCTAAAGCAACTGCAGACCTCCCAGCCATATCACTTAACCATATTACAGAGTAGTCCCACGACAGCCCTTAAGCAACTGCAGACTAATCCAGTCACAGCCTTAAAGCAACTGCAGAATAGTTCCGTCACTAGTTTCGCCATTAGCCCCGCCACAACCATTACACAATCAATGCCTTGTCCACCACAGCCCTTAAGCAACTACCGACTAGTTCCGCCATTAGACCCGCCACTACTCTTAAGTAACTGCAGAATAGTCCCGCCACATCCCTTAAGCAACTGCAGACTAGTTCCGCCACTAACCCCGCCACAGCCCTTAAGCAACTGCAGACTAGTCCCGCCACTAGCCCCCCACATCCCTTAAGCAACTGCAGACTAGTTCCTCCACTTCCCCACCACAGCTCTTAAGCAACTGCATACTAATCCTGCCACTATAACCTCTAGTAGTCCCACCACTGCCCTTCTGCAACTGCAGACTAGTTCCGCCACTAGCCCTGAAACATCCCTAAAGCATCTGCATACTATAGTTCCGCCACTAACCCCGCCACAGACCTTGAACAACTGTAGACTGGTTCCGCCACTAGCCCTGCAACATCCCTAAAGCAACTCCAGACTTGTTCCGCCACTAGCCTCGCCACAGCCATTAAGCAACTGCAGACTAGTTCCGCCACTAGCCCCCGCCACTAGTCCCCGCCACAGCCCTAAAGCAACAGGTGCCTTGTCCCCTAAAGCCCTAAAGCAACTGCTGATAACTGTAGCATTGTCCTCCACAACCCTTAAGCAGTCGAAGACTAGCCCCGCCACATCCCTAAAGCAGCCAGAGACTAGTCCCGTCACAGCGGTAAAGCAACAACAGACTTGTCCTGCCACAGCCCTAAAGCAACCGCAGACTAGTTGCGCCACTAGCCCTGCCAAAGCACTAAAGCAACCACAGTCAAGCCTCGCCATTGCACTAAAGCAACCGCAGACTAGTCCCGCCACAACCCTAAAGCAGTCACAGACTTGTCTTGCCACAACTCTTAGGCAACCGCAGACTTGTCCCGCCACAGCTCTAAAGCAACCGCAGACTAGTCCTGCCACAGCCCTAAAGCAACCGTAGACTAGTCCTGCCACAGTCCTAAAGCATCCGCAGACTAGTTCTGCCACAGCCCTAAAGCAACCGCAGACTAGTCCCGACACAGCACTAAAACAACCGCAGATTTGTACCGCCAGAGCCAAAATGCAACCGCAGACTAGTCCCGCCACAACCCTAAAGCAGTCACAGACTTGTCTTGCCACAACTCTTAAGCAACCGCAGGCTTGTCCCGCCACAGCACTAAAGCAACCGCAGACTAGTCCTGCCACAGCCCTAAAGCAACCGTAGACTAGTCCTGCCACAGTCCTAAAGCATCCGCAGACGAGTTCTGCCACAGCCCTAAAGCAGCCACAGACACAGCACTAAAACAACCGCAGATTTGTACCGCCAGAGCCAAAATTCACCCGCAGAATTGTCCCGCCACAGCCCCAAAGCAACCGCAGACTAGTCCCACCACAGCTCTAAAGCAACCGCAGACTAGCCCCGCCACAGCCCTAAAGCAACCGCAGACTTGTACCGCCATAGCCCTAAAGCAGCCACAGACTAGTTCCGCCACAGCCATAAAGCAACTGCAGACTTGTCCCGCCACAGCCCTAAAGCAACCACAGACTAGTCCCGCCACAGCCCTAAAGCAACCGCAGACTAGTCCCGCCACAGCCCTAAAGCAAGTGCAGACTAGTCCCGCAACAGCCCTTAAGCAACTGCAGACTAGCCCCGCCACAACCCTAAAGCAACCGCAGACTAGCCCCGCCACAGCCCTAAAGCACCCGCAGACTTGTCCCGCCACATCCCAAAAGGCAACCGCAGACTAGTTTCGCCACAGCCCCAAAGCAACCTCAGAATATCCCCGCCAAAGCCCTACAGCAACTGCAGACTTGTTCTGCCACAGCCCTAAAGCGACCGCAGACTTGTTCTGCCACAGCCCTAAAGCGACCGCAGACTAGTCCCGCCACACCCCTAAAGCAACCGCAGACTTGTCCTGCCACAGCCCTAAAGCAACTGCAGACTCATACGGTCCATACAGACATATTGTGGGAACGTATATGTCCCCGAGTGAGTTTTAAATGCTGTGTTCCATTCCATTGAGGACTGTAAGTCGTATCTTAAGTCTACATGTAGTTAGGTCAGTGTTCGAAACAAGTCACTTGTTTCTTTTGCTTAACAGTATGTCTATACCGGGTAAAATTCAGTTTTTACAATGAGCCCGTGGTCTTGTTGTGAACGGATGTTTGACCTGTGAAGTAAATCACGGTAAAATGTAGACAACCCCGGTAAATTTCGAATttgaaaaatgcgcaaaaacagcgaaagatgcatgtgttgtaagtGATATGATCCACCAGTAGGagagattcaatgcgttgtacacaatggtatcaattttatgtaagtttcaTTTATTCTTGCAACTATATCATCTGATGTTTACTAGTCCGTTTAAAGCAGAACTCTTGCTACAATGACCACCATTTGTTTTGTCACGCCTATTTATTGTCTGACGACAGGCATATCTTAATCAAATTGTCTGTCTTTGCGATACTTAATTTCTAACATATGCATTGCTGTCCGGCTGGCATTTATTTCGTGCCTAGCCCTATTTGAATGCTGTGTGTCTATGGAACGAACAATTTTAATCTACATGAACTCAAATATTTGAAGTTCGAATTGCGAAGGTACTTTGATCTCCAATTTGGAGGAATAAAgtttatctatctatcttcaATTAATTTGAGGAACTCTCTAATTCAGTTACTGAAAGAAGCAATTGACTTGTTGCTTGcaattatgataatattattcttatccttatcctaagacatgcctcagtgattccattcagcctattggtgaGCTAAATATGCTTACCAATCAAAACACCCAGTATATAATCttgattttaagtttgaaatctaagttgcttattgaatgcTGGCCCTGACTACTTAACCGCCGTATTTTGGAACTAGTTTCATTAACGTAGTTTCGCTTCAAAGTTAGCTTTTACTGTGCATTTGGATACATCAAAAACGGTATTTATTACTTGAATGCAGCATAACAGCGCAATTTAACagatcatatttttattaaatgtctaggaagtaaaaatatatataattttatattgaaaagcCGCCAAAATCAATATTCGTGATCACATAACCTTACATTGGGcggattttgaaatatttattgaatttagGTTTCAcggtttttgttttaaaaggtaagataagattgtagctttTAAGCTTTGGCTTACACGAATTCATGTTTATACAATGAATACTGTTTTTTTCCTATGCACGCAATCTGTAATGTTCTAGATATTGAGTTACATAATCACCTAAAATAGATTAGACAAATAGCTCAGtgcattttattattcatttagaTTGTAAGTTagataaaacagtttttctttcttctttcttttaCGTATTTTATTGTACATATCCTTATTAATTTTTAGCAAGGTAAATCTAATGTAACTACCATCATTCATTGCTATCTACTTTATAATA
The DNA window shown above is from Mya arenaria isolate MELC-2E11 chromosome 6, ASM2691426v1 and carries:
- the LOC128238100 gene encoding uncharacterized protein LOC128238100, translating into MPAASPQPLSNCRLVPPLAPATSPRHSPKATGALSPKALKQLLITVALSSTTLKQSKTSPATSLKQPETSPVTAVKQQQTCPATALKQPQTSCATSPAKALKQPQSSLAIALKQPQTSPATTLKQSQTCLATTLRQPQTCPATALKQPQTSPATALKQPPKASADEFCHSPKAATDTALKQPQICTARAKIHPQNCPATAPKQPQTSPTTALKQPQTSPATALKQPQTCTAIALKQPQTSSATAIKQLQTCPATALKQPQTSPATALKQPQTSPATALKQVQTSPATALKQLQTSPATTLKQPQTSPATALKHPQTCPATSQKATAD